The following are encoded together in the Bacillus sp. V2I10 genome:
- a CDS encoding SRPBCC family protein, with protein sequence MSKETATNSITMNTEKCELVITRTFNAPRELVFKAWTEAEHLKHWWGPKGFTITVQEINVKPGGVWTYVMHGPDGVDYNNKIDFIEVVSPERLVYSHGDGKEEHFRVTVTFSDQGDKTELTMWMLFKSAEELDKAVKEYGAIEGAKSTLDRLEEELAKI encoded by the coding sequence ATGTCAAAGGAAACTGCAACAAACAGCATTACAATGAACACCGAGAAATGTGAATTGGTTATCACGCGTACCTTCAATGCACCACGTGAGCTTGTGTTCAAGGCGTGGACCGAGGCTGAGCATCTAAAGCACTGGTGGGGGCCGAAAGGCTTTACAATTACGGTTCAAGAAATAAATGTAAAGCCAGGCGGTGTATGGACTTACGTCATGCATGGACCCGATGGTGTCGATTATAACAATAAAATTGACTTCATAGAGGTCGTGAGTCCTGAGCGACTCGTTTACTCCCATGGCGACGGAAAGGAGGAACATTTTCGAGTAACGGTAACATTTTCCGATCAAGGAGATAAGACCGAACTCACTATGTGGATGCTCTTTAAGTCAGCAGAGGAACTTGACAAAGCGGTTAAGGAGTATGGAGCCATTGAGGGTGCAAAATCAACGCTTGATCGACTTGAGGAAGAATTAGCTAAGATTTGA
- a CDS encoding SRPBCC family protein: MSSEVTTNNNSEAISDREIVNTRIFNASREHMFKAFSDPDHLVHWWGPKGFTNTFHEFDMRPEGIWRYVMHGPNGVDYENKSVFVEVVKPERIVLRHLEPIHEFLLTVTFTELGGKTELTWRMLHESAAECDKVRRFAVEANEQNFDRLEAQLAKMV; encoded by the coding sequence ATGTCTTCCGAGGTTACGACAAATAATAATTCTGAAGCGATCTCAGACCGCGAGATCGTCAATACGCGCATCTTTAATGCGTCGCGTGAACACATGTTCAAAGCGTTCAGCGATCCGGATCACCTGGTGCATTGGTGGGGGCCTAAGGGCTTTACGAACACGTTTCATGAGTTCGATATGCGGCCGGAGGGTATCTGGCGCTACGTCATGCACGGACCCAATGGCGTCGACTACGAGAATAAGAGCGTATTTGTCGAGGTGGTGAAACCTGAACGGATCGTCCTCCGTCATCTGGAGCCGATCCACGAATTTTTGCTGACCGTCACCTTTACCGAGCTAGGAGGCAAGACCGAGCTTACTTGGCGCATGCTTCACGAGTCGGCCGCTGAATGCGACAAGGTGAGGAGATTCGCCGTCGAGGCAAACGAACAGAACTTCGATCGTCTTGAGGCGCAACTGGCAAAAATGGTCTGA
- a CDS encoding helix-turn-helix transcriptional regulator, producing the protein MKTTLNALAEPNRLHIVELLRNGPLTVGEIADRLELSQPQTSKHLRVLSNAGLVEVNAIANRRIYKLRAEPFKELDSWLESYRHIWNERFDRLDDYLQDLQRKDVNHDDK; encoded by the coding sequence ATGAAAACAACTTTGAATGCTCTTGCTGAGCCTAACCGACTACACATTGTCGAACTCTTACGTAACGGCCCTCTCACGGTAGGGGAGATTGCCGATCGACTTGAGCTCAGTCAGCCACAAACTTCCAAACATCTTCGTGTACTTAGTAATGCAGGGCTCGTCGAGGTGAATGCAATCGCCAATCGACGGATCTACAAGCTGAGGGCCGAGCCGTTCAAAGAGCTTGATTCCTGGCTAGAGTCCTACCGCCACATTTGGAACGAGAGATTCGACCGCTTGGACGATTACCTGCAGGACCTACAAAGAAAGGATGTGAACCATGACGACAAGTAG
- a CDS encoding DoxX family protein, whose product MANLLTSVEDRKLIRNDQTKEGNKVSLKKITIGYWFFTGLFIALMLLGSIGDIMSAPEAVALFKHLGYPAYLLPFIGVAKLLGVIAILMPGFPRIKEWAYAGFVIDLTGAMYSTIAVGDPWVFFIIGYILIAGSYVFYHRKRKAVSLSHAK is encoded by the coding sequence ATGGCAAACCTTTTGACGTCTGTAGAAGATCGGAAACTTATTAGGAATGACCAAACCAAAGAAGGAAATAAGGTATCTCTGAAGAAAATAACAATCGGATACTGGTTTTTTACGGGGCTGTTTATAGCATTAATGCTTTTAGGTTCTATTGGTGATATAATGTCCGCCCCTGAAGCAGTTGCTTTATTCAAACATTTAGGGTACCCCGCATACCTTCTTCCCTTTATTGGCGTTGCCAAATTGTTAGGTGTAATAGCGATACTGATGCCCGGCTTTCCGCGAATTAAGGAATGGGCGTATGCCGGATTTGTCATCGATTTGACGGGTGCCATGTATTCAACTATAGCAGTAGGCGATCCTTGGGTATTTTTCATTATTGGGTACATTTTGATTGCTGGATCCTATGTTTTCTACCATAGAAAACGAAAAGCCGTTTCATTAAGTCATGCGAAATAA